The window AGCCGGCTCGCAGATCCTGCGCGTGTACATCGACCGCGACGGCGGCGTCGGTCTCGACGACTGCGAACGAAGCGCCAAGGAGATCGGCGCCCTGCTCGACACGGCGGCGGACGCCTTCGAGGACCATTATCTGCTCGAGGTCAGTTCTCCCGGGCTGGAGCGCCCGCTGTTCAAAGCGGAGGACTACGCGCGTTTCGCAGGACGTCCCGTGAACGTCCGCCTGAAAGGCGTTTACGAAGGAAGACGGCGCGTCACGGCCGTGATCGAGGGGGTAAAGGACGGTTCGGTCCTTTTGGACTGCGGCGGCGAACCGCTGGATCTCCCGCTGGCGGAGATCCAGCGGGCTCATTTGGTTTACGTGGAAGAGAAGGGACAGAAGAAGACTTTCAAGAAAAGGGGAGGAAAAAGTTAGAATGGAACTGGGTGTTGATTTTTTGGGGGCGCTCAAACAGCTGGGCGAGGAGCGGGGCCTCTCTGAAGAAGTGATCTTCTCGAGCATCGAGGCG of the Pyramidobacter piscolens W5455 genome contains:
- the rimP gene encoding ribosome maturation factor RimP, with translation MDMEKISGQLKTLVESLGYEFVGAETVKEAGSQILRVYIDRDGGVGLDDCERSAKEIGALLDTAADAFEDHYLLEVSSPGLERPLFKAEDYARFAGRPVNVRLKGVYEGRRRVTAVIEGVKDGSVLLDCGGEPLDLPLAEIQRAHLVYVEEKGQKKTFKKRGGKS